In Deinococcus puniceus, one genomic interval encodes:
- a CDS encoding ImmA/IrrE family metallo-endopeptidase translates to MDDVLHDLFMYHVARHAEAEFAPEMPELARRLGMHYRVGPDSLATPERVVYVRADASAPQRRSEAAHEISHLLTAEAQPGEPSYEDVIRWYHASVPDMQAHLEVLADHGADRLLMPEVLVGAVLGHCGYSGRAVWELARFADVPTEDALRRLVYFDESVRIGGFISHGGFIQSAFSKRWRLPFWVGDRVPEPHLLLDEGVSLFAVPHTTRQLIGVTTVGEFDAA, encoded by the coding sequence ATGGATGACGTGCTGCACGATCTGTTCATGTATCACGTCGCCCGGCACGCCGAGGCGGAATTTGCCCCGGAAATGCCCGAACTCGCCCGCCGCTTGGGGATGCACTACCGCGTCGGCCCCGACAGTTTGGCGACGCCCGAACGGGTGGTATACGTGCGGGCCGACGCCTCTGCGCCCCAACGCCGCAGCGAGGCGGCCCATGAAATCAGCCACCTGCTGACGGCGGAAGCCCAACCCGGCGAACCCAGCTATGAGGACGTTATTCGCTGGTATCACGCCAGTGTGCCCGATATGCAGGCGCATCTGGAGGTGCTGGCCGATCACGGCGCAGACCGCCTGCTGATGCCCGAAGTGTTGGTCGGGGCCGTGTTGGGCCACTGCGGCTACTCCGGGCGGGCCGTGTGGGAACTGGCCCGCTTTGCCGACGTGCCCACCGAAGACGCTCTTCGCCGCCTCGTGTATTTTGACGAATCGGTGCGGATCGGCGGCTTCATTTCGCACGGCGGCTTTATCCAGTCGGCCTTTTCCAAACGCTGGCGGCTGCCGTTCTGGGTGGGTGACCGCGTGCCTGAACCTCATCTGCTGCTTGATGAAGGCGTGTCGCTGTTTGCCGTGCCGCACACCACGCGCCAGTTGATCGGGGTGACCACGGTGGGCGAATTCGACGCGGCCTAA
- a CDS encoding Hsp20/alpha crystallin family protein, with protein sequence MNEPVLARLQQLMNLREEVETLGSARPWTPAADWIDGDSHLILLLDVPGVNLDTLALSEEDDTVTVQGERPALDETLGRVLSAERSSGKFTRTLVFPEAVLPQSGEARLSAGVLTIQFEKRHPTIDATAQELGEETES encoded by the coding sequence ATGAACGAGCCTGTGCTTGCCCGCCTGCAACAGCTGATGAACCTGCGCGAAGAGGTGGAGACGCTGGGCAGCGCCCGCCCGTGGACGCCCGCCGCCGACTGGATAGACGGCGATTCACACCTGATCTTGCTGCTGGACGTGCCGGGTGTAAATCTGGACACGTTAGCCCTGTCGGAAGAAGACGACACCGTGACCGTTCAGGGCGAGCGGCCTGCACTAGACGAAACGCTGGGGCGCGTGCTGAGCGCCGAACGCTCCAGTGGCAAGTTCACCCGCACCCTCGTTTTTCCGGAAGCCGTGCTGCCCCAAAGCGGAGAGGCCCGCCTGAGCGCAGGAGTGCTGACCATCCAATTCGAAAAACGCCACCCCACGATAGACGCCACTGCGCAGGAGTTGGGGGAGGAAACGGAGAGCTGA
- the miaA gene encoding tRNA (adenosine(37)-N6)-dimethylallyltransferase MiaA, which translates to MSVPPAPPVPALPILTAPTAAGKTALALHLAAKHDLEIIAADAFTVYRGLSIGTAKPSAAEREAAPHHLLDVADVHEEYDVARYVQEAEAAIRGVLARGNIPLVVGGTGFYLSALTRGLPLTPPSEPELRAEVEAELAARGLDALLTDMAATNPAEAARMERNPRRVVRALEVYRRTGRFPGEFGRTQPAFSYQVTAFTRPAAELEERISGRVVAMLAHGWPEEAAWLASQLDPDTLPRPTAWQALGYREALAVWQGKLSVQDAQQVITLATRQYAKRQLTWARTQLAAVPVTPAQAADLLTVSLASYRAVRSSQP; encoded by the coding sequence ATGTCTGTCCCGCCCGCCCCGCCTGTTCCTGCCCTGCCCATCCTCACCGCCCCCACCGCTGCCGGAAAAACGGCGCTGGCGCTGCACTTGGCGGCCAAGCATGATCTGGAAATCATCGCCGCAGACGCCTTTACCGTGTACCGGGGGCTAAGTATTGGCACAGCAAAACCCAGCGCCGCCGAACGGGAGGCCGCGCCGCATCACCTGTTGGATGTGGCTGATGTACACGAGGAATACGACGTGGCCCGCTATGTGCAGGAGGCCGAGGCAGCCATTCGCGGCGTGTTGGCGCGGGGAAACATTCCGCTCGTCGTCGGTGGCACTGGCTTTTATCTGAGTGCCTTAACACGGGGATTGCCGCTCACGCCTCCCTCGGAGCCAGAGTTGAGGGCCGAAGTGGAAGCCGAGCTTGCCGCACGCGGGCTGGATGCACTATTGACCGATATGGCCGCCACCAACCCTGCCGAAGCTGCCCGCATGGAGCGCAACCCCCGCCGCGTCGTTCGGGCGCTGGAGGTGTACCGCCGCACTGGGCGTTTTCCCGGCGAGTTTGGCCGCACGCAGCCTGCGTTTTCCTACCAAGTCACGGCCTTTACCCGCCCCGCCGCCGAACTCGAAGAACGCATCAGCGGGCGCGTAGTGGCAATGCTGGCACACGGCTGGCCCGAAGAAGCGGCGTGGTTGGCGTCGCAGCTAGACCCAGACACCCTGCCCCGGCCTACCGCGTGGCAAGCCCTCGGCTACCGCGAGGCGTTGGCGGTGTGGCAGGGCAAATTAAGTGTGCAGGACGCGCAACAAGTCATCACACTCGCTACCCGTCAATATGCCAAACGCCAACTGACGTGGGCGCGTACCCAGTTGGCCGCCGTGCCGGTCACGCCCGCACAGGCCGCCGATCTGCTCACCGTTTCTCTCGCTTCCTACCGTGCAGTACGTTCCAGCCAGCCCTAA
- the glgC gene encoding glucose-1-phosphate adenylyltransferase: MKPRVLGMILAGGQGSRLAPLTQKRSKPAVPFGSKYRIIDFAINNFMNSGMFSIYVLTQYKAQSLTEHIQRGWRFGTFLSDYFITLVPAQMYRLEELGPVWYRGTADAVYQNMHLIDNYDADYVAIFSGDHIYKMNVEHMLQTHIDSRADITIAAYPMPQSQAHQFGVMHVDERWKVTDFLEKPKNPPSIPGQEGVSLTSMGNYIFSRKALDELLETSMSGGEEGFDFGSDVIPRALSDGYNVMAYDFHRNPIPGQAGPNLYWRDVGTLDAYFEANMDLVTVNPEFDIYNPEWPLRTSSEFSPPAKFVHESDGRKGQAFNSIMAGGTIISGGTVRDSVLGRNVRLHSYSVVESCVLFDDVEVGRHARLNRVIVDKNVVIPPGTVIGLNKEDDLARGFTVTDSGVVVVSKGYTF, encoded by the coding sequence ATGAAGCCGAGAGTTTTGGGCATGATTTTGGCGGGCGGGCAGGGGTCACGGCTTGCGCCACTGACGCAAAAGCGCAGCAAGCCCGCCGTGCCGTTTGGCAGCAAGTACCGCATCATCGACTTCGCCATCAACAACTTTATGAACTCGGGCATGTTCAGCATCTACGTGCTGACGCAGTACAAAGCCCAGAGCCTTACCGAGCATATTCAGCGGGGCTGGCGCTTCGGCACCTTCCTCAGCGACTATTTCATTACGTTGGTGCCTGCTCAGATGTACCGCCTAGAGGAACTTGGCCCCGTGTGGTACCGGGGAACCGCCGACGCGGTGTATCAGAACATGCACCTCATAGACAATTACGACGCCGATTACGTGGCGATTTTCAGCGGCGATCACATCTACAAGATGAACGTGGAGCACATGCTCCAGACGCATATCGACTCCCGTGCCGACATCACCATCGCCGCTTACCCGATGCCCCAGAGTCAGGCGCACCAGTTCGGTGTGATGCACGTGGACGAGCGCTGGAAGGTCACCGACTTTTTGGAGAAGCCCAAGAATCCGCCCAGCATTCCCGGTCAGGAGGGCGTGAGCCTGACCAGCATGGGCAACTATATTTTCAGCCGTAAAGCGCTGGATGAACTGCTGGAAACCAGCATGTCGGGTGGCGAGGAAGGCTTCGACTTCGGCAGCGACGTGATTCCGCGTGCCCTCTCGGACGGCTACAACGTCATGGCCTACGATTTCCACCGCAATCCCATTCCCGGTCAGGCTGGCCCCAACCTGTACTGGCGCGACGTGGGCACGTTGGACGCCTACTTCGAAGCCAACATGGATCTGGTGACGGTCAATCCAGAATTCGACATCTACAACCCCGAATGGCCGCTGCGTACCAGCAGCGAGTTCTCTCCGCCCGCCAAGTTTGTCCACGAGTCCGATGGGCGCAAGGGGCAAGCCTTCAATTCCATCATGGCCGGGGGCACCATCATCAGTGGCGGCACCGTGCGCGACAGTGTACTGGGCCGGAACGTGCGCCTGCACAGCTATTCTGTGGTGGAAAGCTGCGTGCTGTTCGATGATGTGGAAGTGGGCCGTCACGCCCGCCTGAACCGCGTAATCGTCGATAAAAACGTGGTCATTCCGCCCGGAACCGTGATCGGTCTGAACAAAGAGGACGATTTGGCACGTGGCTTCACCGTCACTGACAGCGGCGTCGTGGTGGTGTCCAAGGGCTATACGTTCTAA
- a CDS encoding methylmalonyl-CoA mutase family protein, translated as MKTKNEWLQSVYQPAVAKHPERKYNHKNLSDMEPDPIYTQDDLKEWDAERDLGYPGEFPYTRGVQASVYRGKLWTMRMFAGFGSAEQTNERFHALLRAGQTGLSTAFDLPTLMGYDSDHPFSKGEVGKCGVAVASLADMEILFQGIDPEQVTTSMTINSPANAIWAMYIANAQKQGKDLTKIGGTIQNDILKEFIAQKEFIYPPAPSVKLVIDTFEWGPKIVPKWNFISVSGYHIREAGATGVQELAFTLADGFHYVEKALERGLDIDEFAPRISFFWDIHNDFFEEIAKLRAARRIWARQMRDRYGAKNPKSWMLRTHSQTAGVSLPAQQPLNNIARVAIQALAAVLGGTQSLHTDAFDEALALPTEEAATIALRTQQIIAYETGVAGVVDPLAGSYYVEKLTDDIEAAALGYIEQIRAMGGVEVGIDNGFFQLEMAEAAYRYQREVEKKSRIIVGVNDFVQDAVQVPLQLIDPEVERVQEARLAQVRRERDPARTAAALAALRDTAVTGANSMPAFLECAHAYVTLGEQMDVLKGVYGEYVEPAMV; from the coding sequence ATGAAGACCAAAAATGAATGGCTGCAAAGCGTGTATCAACCCGCCGTCGCCAAGCACCCGGAGCGCAAATACAACCATAAGAACTTGTCGGACATGGAACCCGACCCGATTTATACGCAAGACGACCTGAAAGAGTGGGACGCCGAGCGTGATTTGGGCTATCCGGGCGAGTTCCCTTATACGCGGGGCGTGCAAGCAAGCGTGTACCGGGGCAAACTCTGGACGATGCGGATGTTTGCAGGCTTTGGCAGCGCCGAACAGACCAACGAACGCTTTCATGCACTCTTGCGGGCCGGACAAACGGGCCTGAGTACCGCCTTTGACCTTCCCACCCTGATGGGCTACGACTCCGATCATCCCTTCAGCAAAGGCGAAGTGGGCAAATGCGGAGTGGCGGTGGCGAGCCTAGCCGACATGGAAATCTTGTTTCAGGGTATCGATCCAGAACAAGTCACCACGTCTATGACCATCAACAGCCCCGCCAATGCAATTTGGGCCATGTACATCGCCAACGCCCAAAAGCAAGGCAAAGACCTGACCAAAATTGGCGGCACCATTCAAAACGATATTCTGAAAGAATTTATTGCCCAAAAAGAGTTTATCTATCCACCTGCACCCAGTGTCAAACTGGTCATCGATACCTTCGAGTGGGGGCCTAAGATTGTGCCGAAGTGGAACTTTATTTCGGTCAGCGGCTACCATATTCGGGAAGCGGGCGCGACGGGCGTGCAGGAGTTGGCCTTTACCTTGGCTGACGGCTTCCACTATGTAGAAAAGGCGCTGGAGCGTGGGCTGGACATTGACGAATTCGCGCCGCGGATCTCTTTTTTCTGGGACATTCACAACGACTTTTTTGAAGAAATTGCCAAGTTGCGGGCCGCCCGCCGAATCTGGGCGCGGCAGATGCGTGACCGCTACGGCGCGAAAAATCCCAAGTCTTGGATGCTACGCACGCATTCGCAGACCGCTGGGGTAAGCCTACCCGCGCAGCAACCGCTGAACAACATTGCGCGGGTGGCGATTCAGGCGTTGGCCGCCGTGCTGGGCGGCACGCAGAGCCTGCACACCGACGCCTTTGACGAAGCGCTGGCCCTGCCCACCGAGGAAGCGGCGACCATTGCCCTGCGAACGCAGCAAATTATCGCCTACGAAACGGGCGTGGCGGGCGTGGTTGACCCATTGGCGGGCAGCTACTACGTAGAAAAACTGACGGACGATATAGAAGCCGCCGCGTTGGGCTACATCGAACAGATTCGCGCAATGGGCGGCGTGGAAGTCGGGATTGACAACGGCTTTTTTCAACTGGAAATGGCCGAGGCTGCTTACCGTTACCAGCGCGAAGTAGAGAAAAAGAGTCGAATTATCGTGGGTGTGAACGACTTTGTGCAGGACGCCGTGCAGGTGCCGCTGCAACTGATCGACCCGGAAGTGGAACGCGTGCAGGAAGCGCGACTGGCACAGGTTCGCCGCGAACGCGACCCGGCCCGCACTGCGGCGGCGTTGGCGGCCCTACGCGACACTGCGGTAACTGGGGCGAACTCTATGCCCGCCTTCCTAGAATGCGCCCATGCCTACGTGACGCTGGGCGAGCAGATGGACGTGCTGAAGGGCGTGTACGGGGAGTATGTAGAACCCGCGATGGTGTAA
- a CDS encoding PQQ-binding-like beta-propeller repeat protein, protein MPQAQASAQGITFRALPGALTATRAGRFLWRKTGPLAHPTRLELLANPGKLLLLSEENSFIGSQIILSAYALQTGKLLWQTPILENYANASAGMRGSAGQTLVLSAVSGEPMTGKVQGIALETGNVRWTARQDLVGYTDIEALVIDLGTGAQPMNSAGLLPLNRITLATGKMASFTVKLPNRPNCGPMNYQGSIPSLTFAHKFLYALRQDSCGPFIARVDWHGGAAQTPLLYPDRRNAAPAVK, encoded by the coding sequence ATGCCCCAAGCTCAAGCCTCCGCTCAGGGCATCACGTTTCGGGCGTTGCCGGGGGCGCTGACGGCTACCCGTGCAGGCCGCTTTCTTTGGCGCAAGACTGGCCCGCTTGCCCATCCGACGCGGTTGGAATTGTTGGCTAATCCCGGCAAACTGCTGCTACTCAGTGAGGAAAATTCGTTCATTGGAAGCCAAATCATTCTCTCGGCTTACGCACTACAAACGGGCAAACTGTTATGGCAGACGCCCATACTTGAGAATTACGCTAACGCTTCGGCAGGCATGAGGGGCAGTGCAGGCCAAACGCTGGTTTTGTCGGCGGTGTCTGGCGAACCGATGACAGGCAAAGTACAGGGAATCGCGCTGGAGACAGGAAATGTGCGCTGGACGGCTAGGCAGGACTTGGTGGGCTACACCGATATTGAAGCCTTGGTGATTGATCTGGGTACAGGCGCTCAGCCGATGAACAGCGCAGGTCTGCTGCCCTTGAACCGCATCACGCTGGCGACAGGCAAGATGGCTTCTTTCACGGTCAAGCTGCCCAATCGTCCCAACTGCGGCCCAATGAATTATCAGGGAAGCATTCCCAGTCTGACCTTTGCCCACAAGTTTCTCTACGCTCTACGGCAAGACTCTTGCGGCCCGTTCATTGCCCGTGTGGATTGGCACGGTGGCGCGGCTCAGACGCCGTTGTTATATCCAGACCGCAGGAACGCCGCGCCCGCCGTCAAGTAG
- a CDS encoding GNAT family N-acetyltransferase, whose product MTLPTLPTAAALARFSFAAQHPVSLGWCSESQRLSNLADEHAFDLQLATDLELAANRAQWMNISQPPEAFLNRWLSVRPDLDAMLSIRFEGGNPDKPFVDVSATSRPVLPADLPVLSASAQQTYGVFNPQRLRFWSSAEAGAFVGTQPDMRVLAAPVRDLQPRPTPPELSLRPTLDTSQLAAAREAYADVDRLHPAHPGQARIFSEEDLQETVDAGTMFDVLRNGEWVGYVGVLPKPKHGLNAYSLQELILASACRGRGYGAALTTLLAQALPQGDRVLLGTIHADNRGARQAALQAGRVDIGGWSWLPLLHALA is encoded by the coding sequence GTGACCCTTCCAACTCTGCCCACCGCTGCCGCCCTCGCCCGGTTCAGCTTTGCCGCCCAGCATCCGGTCAGCCTGGGGTGGTGTTCGGAATCCCAGCGCCTGAGCAATCTGGCCGACGAACACGCCTTCGATCTGCAATTGGCAACCGATCTGGAATTGGCGGCCAATCGCGCCCAGTGGATGAACATTTCGCAGCCGCCAGAAGCCTTTTTGAACCGGTGGCTCTCGGTGCGGCCTGACCTTGACGCCATGCTCAGCATCCGGTTCGAGGGCGGCAATCCTGACAAACCGTTTGTAGATGTGAGCGCCACTTCCCGCCCCGTATTGCCCGCCGATTTGCCTGTGCTCTCCGCTTCAGCTCAGCAAACCTATGGTGTATTCAACCCCCAGCGTCTCCGGTTCTGGTCGTCTGCCGAAGCTGGGGCTTTTGTAGGCACACAGCCGGATATGCGCGTGCTGGCTGCTCCTGTGCGCGACTTGCAACCTCGTCCCACTCCCCCAGAATTGTCGCTCCGACCCACGCTGGACACGTCCCAACTGGCAGCGGCGCGTGAGGCTTATGCCGATGTAGACCGCCTGCATCCCGCCCATCCTGGTCAGGCCCGCATCTTCTCTGAGGAAGATTTGCAGGAAACGGTAGACGCGGGAACCATGTTCGATGTGCTGCGAAACGGCGAGTGGGTGGGGTATGTGGGCGTGTTGCCTAAGCCCAAGCACGGTCTAAACGCCTATTCGCTTCAGGAATTGATCTTGGCTTCAGCCTGCCGGGGACGTGGATACGGCGCGGCGCTGACCACGTTGTTGGCTCAAGCATTGCCCCAAGGAGATCGCGTCCTCCTTGGCACCATTCATGCAGACAATCGGGGCGCACGACAAGCCGCTTTGCAGGCGGGGCGCGTGGATATAGGGGGCTGGTCATGGCTGCCCCTGCTCCATGCTTTGGCCTGA
- the typA gene encoding translational GTPase TypA — translation MEYRNIAIIAHVDHGKTTLVDGLLKQTLKLGHGEEIAERAMDSNDLEKERGITILAKNTAVEYKGIKINIVDTPGHADFGGEVERVLGMVDGALVLVDAAEGPMPQTRFVLRKAIELGLKIVVVINKIDRQDARIEEVVNLTFDLMAELGASDDQLDFPILYAVAREGKAYKDLESPQEDMHELFEMVLEYIPSPPVKVDEPFQMVVTNLDYSEYLGRIVLGRIQRGTVKKGEFVQLIHKDGTMTKSRIVQPFTHMGLRRIEADSVSAGDIVALAGIEDAQIGETVADLADPEALPIITVDEPTVSMTFQPNTSPFAGKEGKYVTSRHLNDRLKREVMTNVSLKVEELRPDEFKVSGRGELHLSILLETMRREGYEVQVGSPQVIIREIDGEKHEPVEHLVIDVPEHHSSAVIGILSSRKGQMVNMEPQGKRTRVEFKIPSRALFGFRTQFLSMTQGEGIMSHIFDGYAPWAGELKTRQNGSLVSMEDGTAFAYSIWKLQDRGNFFIDAGADVYVGMIVGENAREQDMNVNVCKNKKLTNVRSSGADDALTLIPPKRMSLEDALEYISDDELVELTPQSIRLRKKVLNPSMRK, via the coding sequence ATGGAATACCGGAATATTGCGATCATTGCACACGTCGATCACGGCAAAACTACGCTGGTAGACGGACTTCTCAAGCAAACCCTGAAACTCGGTCACGGCGAAGAAATTGCCGAACGTGCTATGGACAGCAACGATCTTGAAAAAGAACGTGGCATTACCATTTTGGCGAAAAACACCGCTGTGGAGTACAAGGGCATCAAAATCAACATCGTGGACACCCCCGGACACGCCGATTTCGGCGGAGAAGTGGAGCGCGTGTTGGGCATGGTCGACGGCGCTCTGGTGCTGGTGGACGCTGCCGAAGGCCCTATGCCCCAGACCCGTTTCGTGCTGCGGAAGGCTATCGAACTCGGCCTGAAAATCGTGGTGGTCATCAACAAGATTGACCGTCAGGATGCCCGTATCGAAGAAGTTGTCAATCTGACGTTTGACCTGATGGCCGAACTCGGAGCCAGCGACGACCAGTTGGATTTCCCCATCCTGTACGCCGTGGCCCGCGAAGGTAAAGCGTACAAGGACTTGGAAAGCCCGCAGGAAGACATGCACGAACTGTTCGAGATGGTGCTGGAGTACATCCCCAGCCCTCCCGTCAAAGTGGACGAGCCGTTCCAGATGGTCGTCACCAACCTCGATTACTCCGAGTACTTGGGGCGCATCGTGTTGGGCCGCATTCAGCGCGGCACCGTCAAGAAGGGCGAATTCGTTCAGCTGATCCACAAAGACGGCACCATGACCAAGTCGCGTATCGTGCAGCCGTTTACCCACATGGGTCTGCGCCGCATCGAAGCCGACAGCGTCAGCGCGGGCGACATCGTGGCGTTGGCGGGCATCGAGGACGCCCAGATTGGCGAAACCGTGGCCGACCTTGCCGATCCCGAGGCCTTGCCCATCATCACCGTGGATGAACCCACCGTGTCGATGACCTTCCAGCCCAACACCAGCCCTTTCGCTGGTAAGGAAGGTAAGTACGTCACCTCCCGCCACCTGAATGACCGCTTGAAGCGCGAAGTGATGACCAACGTGTCGTTGAAAGTGGAAGAACTGCGCCCCGACGAGTTTAAAGTCAGCGGACGCGGCGAACTTCACCTCTCGATTCTCTTGGAAACCATGCGCCGCGAAGGCTACGAAGTGCAGGTCGGCTCGCCTCAGGTCATCATCCGCGAGATCGACGGCGAGAAGCATGAGCCTGTGGAACACCTCGTCATTGACGTGCCGGAGCATCACTCCAGCGCCGTGATCGGTATCCTCAGCTCCCGCAAGGGCCAGATGGTAAACATGGAGCCTCAGGGCAAGCGCACCCGCGTGGAATTCAAGATTCCCAGCCGCGCCCTCTTCGGCTTCCGCACCCAATTCCTGTCTATGACGCAGGGCGAAGGCATCATGAGCCACATCTTCGACGGCTACGCGCCTTGGGCTGGAGAACTGAAAACCCGTCAGAACGGTTCGCTCGTCAGCATGGAAGACGGCACCGCGTTCGCCTACTCCATCTGGAAACTGCAAGACCGGGGCAACTTCTTCATCGACGCTGGCGCTGACGTGTACGTGGGCATGATCGTAGGCGAGAACGCCCGCGAGCAGGACATGAACGTGAACGTCTGCAAGAACAAGAAGCTCACCAACGTGCGCTCCAGCGGGGCCGACGACGCCCTGACCCTGATTCCGCCCAAGCGCATGAGCTTGGAAGACGCTTTGGAGTACATCAGCGACGACGAACTCGTAGAACTGACGCCTCAGAGCATCCGTCTGCGGAAGAAGGTCTTGAACCCCAGCATGCGCAAGTAA
- a CDS encoding DUF1540 domain-containing protein has protein sequence MNDTSKSLVSRCDATSCRYNEDMQCHAGQIEVQMVMGEMGAQMAHCMTFAPEDGADMTQGMQANPGHD, from the coding sequence ATGAATGACACCTCTAAGTCTTTGGTCAGCCGTTGCGACGCCACTTCTTGCCGCTACAACGAAGATATGCAGTGCCACGCCGGACAGATAGAAGTGCAAATGGTCATGGGTGAAATGGGCGCACAGATGGCCCATTGCATGACCTTCGCGCCCGAAGACGGGGCCGATATGACGCAGGGCATGCAGGCCAATCCCGGTCACGACTGA
- a CDS encoding cation diffusion facilitator family transporter, which produces MTSGPLPLPPAPPTSLIRIAAFSVVVALVVLGLKFVAYLLTGSVALYSDALESVINVVAAGGALLALWVAARPADANHPYGHTKAEYLSAVAEGVLIVLAAVSILRVAIPDLTSPRVVDAPLLGLGVNLIATAINAVWASVLLRVGRTARSPALLADGRHVFSDVLTSVGVLIGVLLAKFTGWHVLDPALAILVALNILWSGWNLMRDSVGGLMDAGVNPVTERRIRTVISEQAEGALEIHDLRTRHAGRTTFVEFHLVVASEMTVRAAHAICDRLEDAIRAEMEGAHVTIHVEPQDKAKHHGVLVL; this is translated from the coding sequence ATGACCTCTGGCCCACTTCCTCTGCCGCCCGCGCCGCCCACGTCCCTGATCCGCATTGCGGCCTTCAGCGTGGTGGTGGCGCTCGTGGTGCTGGGTCTAAAATTCGTGGCCTACTTGCTGACGGGCAGCGTGGCTCTGTATTCCGACGCGCTGGAAAGCGTCATCAACGTTGTGGCGGCGGGCGGCGCACTGCTGGCGCTGTGGGTGGCGGCGCGGCCCGCCGATGCCAACCACCCGTATGGGCACACCAAAGCCGAATACCTGAGTGCGGTGGCGGAGGGTGTATTGATCGTACTGGCGGCGGTGAGCATTTTGCGGGTCGCCATCCCAGACCTGACAAGCCCCAGGGTCGTGGACGCGCCGCTGCTGGGCTTGGGCGTGAACCTGATCGCCACAGCCATCAATGCCGTATGGGCGAGCGTGCTGCTGCGCGTGGGCCGAACCGCCCGCAGTCCGGCGCTATTGGCCGATGGGCGGCATGTCTTCAGTGACGTGCTGACCAGCGTGGGCGTGCTGATCGGCGTGCTGCTGGCAAAATTTACCGGCTGGCATGTGCTTGACCCGGCACTGGCGATTCTGGTGGCCCTCAATATCCTCTGGAGTGGCTGGAATCTGATGCGCGATAGCGTCGGCGGCCTGATGGATGCGGGCGTGAATCCCGTCACCGAGCGCCGCATTCGCACCGTCATCAGCGAGCAGGCCGAGGGCGCACTGGAAATCCACGATCTGCGTACCCGGCACGCGGGCCGCACCACCTTCGTCGAGTTTCATCTGGTCGTGGCCAGCGAAATGACCGTCCGCGCCGCACATGCCATCTGTGACCGATTAGAGGACGCGATCCGGGCCGAAATGGAAGGCGCACACGTGACCATCCACGTGGAGCCGCAGGACAAAGCCAAGCATCACGGCGTATTGGTGCTCTGA